A region of Pseudomonas sp. Marseille-Q3773 DNA encodes the following proteins:
- a CDS encoding lipoprotein-releasing ABC transporter permease subunit codes for MFRPLPIFIGARYTRAKRRNHFISFISMTSMIGLSLGVLAMIVVLSVMNGFQREMSSRILGLVPHAAILGVQPLDDWHRVADAALQDPAVMAAAPITEMEGMLSYKGAMQPIQVGGIDPAEEGKVSIVGQHIVQGRLQDLQPGEFGVVIGELTARRFRLNTGDKLTLIVPEISKEPGGITPRMQRLTVVGIFKVGAELDGSQAYIHVADAGAMQRWAPGQVQGVRLKLHDLYAAPQVSKAIAARLGDAYRADDWSHTQGSLFSAMKMEKTMIGLLLLMIIAVAAFNIIATLVMVVNDKGPDIAILRTLGATPAQIMGTFMVQGSLIGIVGTLIGGVLGVIAAFNVSQIVGWLERVSGQHIFTSDVYFISSLPSQLQWGDVAIICTAGLVMSFLATIYPAYRASQVQPAIGLAV; via the coding sequence ATGTTCAGACCCTTGCCCATCTTCATCGGCGCGCGCTACACCCGAGCCAAGCGCCGCAACCACTTCATCTCGTTCATCTCGATGACCTCGATGATCGGCCTGTCGCTGGGCGTGCTGGCGATGATCGTGGTGCTGTCGGTGATGAACGGTTTCCAGCGTGAAATGAGCTCGCGCATTCTCGGCCTGGTGCCGCATGCCGCCATCCTTGGTGTGCAGCCGCTGGACGACTGGCACAGGGTGGCCGACGCGGCCCTGCAGGACCCGGCAGTGATGGCGGCAGCGCCGATTACCGAAATGGAAGGCATGCTGTCGTACAAGGGCGCCATGCAGCCGATCCAGGTCGGCGGTATCGACCCGGCCGAGGAGGGCAAGGTCTCGATCGTCGGCCAGCATATCGTCCAGGGCCGCCTGCAGGACCTGCAGCCGGGCGAGTTCGGTGTGGTCATCGGCGAGCTGACCGCACGCCGCTTCCGCCTCAACACCGGTGACAAGCTGACCCTGATCGTGCCGGAAATCAGCAAGGAACCCGGCGGTATCACTCCGCGCATGCAGCGCCTGACCGTGGTCGGCATCTTCAAGGTGGGGGCCGAGCTGGATGGCTCGCAGGCCTACATCCATGTGGCCGATGCTGGCGCCATGCAGCGCTGGGCGCCGGGCCAGGTGCAGGGCGTGCGCCTGAAGCTGCACGACCTGTATGCCGCGCCGCAGGTGTCCAAGGCCATCGCCGCCAGGCTGGGCGACGCCTACCGTGCCGATGACTGGTCGCATACCCAGGGCAGCCTGTTCAGCGCCATGAAGATGGAAAAGACCATGATCGGCCTGCTGTTGCTGATGATCATCGCGGTGGCGGCATTCAACATCATCGCCACCCTGGTGATGGTGGTGAACGACAAGGGCCCGGACATCGCCATCCTCCGCACCCTCGGTGCCACGCCGGCACAGATCATGGGTACGTTCATGGTCCAGGGCAGCCTGATCGGCATTGTCGGCACGCTGATTGGCGGTGTGCTGGGGGTGATTGCGGCGTTCAATGTCAGCCAGATCGTCGGCTGGCTGGAGCGGGTGAGCGGGCAGCACATCTTTACTTCGGATGTGTACTTCATCAGCAGCCTGCCGTCGCAGTTGCAGTGGGGCGATGTGGCGATCATCTGCACGGCCGGGCTGGTGATGAGCTTCCTGGCAACCATCTACCCGGCTTATCGGGCATCGCAGGTGCAGCCGGCGATTGGCCTGGCGGTTTAA
- a CDS encoding heavy metal sensor histidine kinase, giving the protein MMRRVSLGSRLALLFAACTAAVSLGAGLIFSRASAQHFVELDQQLLDSRLSLFRTQLAGITTPAELQARLPALRDELGHQADLALRISGSDRVTWFESRSSLPQAPLPDGLATLHEQGTDYRSLAVHLVPGAAQSPQLTLYLDITHHQHFLQGMQRLIWLTVGLSALATALLGAWAARRGLRPLRQMGQVAAGVSARSLTTRLPVAQMPEELAELATAMNAMLQRLDNAFQRLSAFSADIAHELRTPLSNLLTHTQVTLTRPRSLEEYREALHGNLEELQRMAQMVNDMLFLAKADHGLLMPGQTPLVLHEEVDALLEYYAPLAEDSNVQMSRAGEARLQGDRHMLRRALSNLLDNALRFTPAGGQIRVTLAPGPTLCVANTGGAIDPAALPRLFDRFYRVDPARREGSSEHAGLGLAITRSIVQAHGGYIRAECADGWTRFVIDFTENR; this is encoded by the coding sequence ATGATGCGCCGGGTGTCCCTCGGCAGCCGCCTGGCCCTGCTGTTCGCCGCCTGCACGGCCGCCGTCTCGCTCGGCGCTGGCCTGATCTTCAGCCGGGCCAGCGCGCAGCACTTCGTCGAACTGGACCAGCAACTGCTGGACTCGCGCCTGTCGCTGTTCCGCACCCAGCTGGCCGGCATCACCACCCCGGCCGAGCTGCAGGCGCGCCTGCCCGCCCTGCGCGATGAACTGGGCCACCAGGCCGACCTGGCCCTGCGCATCAGTGGCAGCGACCGAGTCACCTGGTTCGAAAGCCGCAGCAGCCTGCCCCAGGCACCGCTGCCCGACGGGCTGGCGACCCTGCATGAACAAGGCACGGACTACCGCAGCCTGGCCGTGCACCTGGTACCAGGCGCTGCGCAATCGCCACAGCTGACCCTGTACCTCGACATCACCCACCACCAGCACTTCCTGCAGGGCATGCAGCGCCTGATCTGGCTGACGGTCGGTCTGTCGGCACTGGCTACGGCACTGCTCGGTGCCTGGGCCGCACGCCGCGGGCTGCGCCCGTTGCGGCAGATGGGCCAGGTGGCCGCCGGCGTGTCGGCGCGGTCGCTGACCACCCGCCTGCCGGTGGCGCAGATGCCCGAGGAACTGGCCGAGCTGGCCACGGCCATGAACGCCATGCTGCAGCGCCTGGACAATGCCTTCCAGCGCCTGTCAGCGTTTTCTGCCGACATTGCCCACGAGCTGCGCACGCCGCTGTCCAACCTGCTGACCCATACCCAAGTCACCCTCACCCGCCCGCGCAGCCTCGAGGAATATCGTGAAGCGCTGCATGGCAACCTGGAGGAACTGCAACGGATGGCGCAGATGGTCAACGACATGCTGTTCCTGGCCAAGGCCGACCATGGCCTGCTGATGCCGGGGCAAACGCCGCTGGTGCTGCATGAGGAAGTGGATGCGCTGCTGGAGTACTACGCCCCGCTGGCCGAGGACAGCAACGTGCAGATGTCGCGCGCGGGTGAGGCCCGGCTGCAGGGCGACCGGCACATGCTGCGCCGGGCGCTGTCCAACCTGCTCGACAATGCCCTGCGCTTTACCCCGGCGGGTGGGCAGATACGGGTGACGCTGGCGCCTGGGCCGACGCTTTGCGTGGCCAATACCGGTGGGGCCATCGACCCGGCAGCATTACCGCGCCTGTTCGATCGCTTCTACCGGGTGGACCCGGCGCGGCGCGAAGGCAGTAGCGAGCATGCGGGGTTGGGGCTGGCGATTACCCGGTCGATCGTGCAGGCCCATGGCGGATACATCAGAGCGGAGTGTGCGGACGGATGGACGCGATTCGTGATCGATTTCACTGAAAACCGGTGA
- the cinR gene encoding two-component system response regulator CinR, which produces MKLLIVEDQARTGQYLSQGLNEAGFATELATDGETGQFLALTGDHDLLILDVMLPGRDGWQILQAVRQAGLDTPVLFLTARDAVEDRVHGLELGADDYLVKPFAFSELLARVRSLLRRGSSPSQDTTLSLADLRLDLIRRRAERAGQRIDLTAKEFALLELLLRRQGEVLPKSLIASQVWDMNFDSDTNVIEVAIRRLRLKIDDPHPNKLIHTVRGMGYVLEEREA; this is translated from the coding sequence ATGAAACTGCTGATTGTCGAAGACCAGGCCCGCACCGGCCAGTACCTGAGCCAGGGCCTGAACGAAGCCGGCTTCGCCACCGAACTGGCCACTGATGGCGAGACCGGCCAGTTCCTGGCCCTGACCGGCGACCACGACCTGCTGATCCTCGACGTGATGCTGCCCGGGCGGGATGGCTGGCAGATACTTCAGGCCGTGCGCCAGGCCGGCCTGGATACACCGGTGCTGTTCCTCACCGCTCGCGACGCCGTCGAAGACCGGGTACACGGGCTGGAGCTGGGCGCCGATGATTACCTGGTCAAGCCGTTCGCCTTCTCCGAACTGCTGGCACGGGTGCGCAGCCTGTTGCGCCGGGGCAGCAGCCCCAGCCAGGACACCACCCTGAGCCTGGCCGACCTGCGCCTGGACCTGATCCGTCGCCGCGCCGAGCGCGCCGGCCAGCGCATCGACCTGACCGCCAAGGAGTTCGCCCTGCTCGAATTGCTGCTGCGCCGCCAGGGCGAGGTGCTGCCCAAATCGCTGATCGCCTCGCAGGTGTGGGACATGAATTTCGACAGCGACACCAATGTGATCGAGGTAGCCATCCGCCGCCTGCGCCTGAAGATCGACGACCCGCACCCGAACAAGCTGATTCACACCGTGCGCGGCATGGGCTACGTCCTCGAAGAGCGCGAGGCATGA
- the queF gene encoding NADPH-dependent 7-cyano-7-deazaguanine reductase QueF (Catalyzes the NADPH-dependent reduction of 7-cyano-7-deazaguanine (preQ0) to 7-aminomethyl-7-deazaguanine (preQ1) in queuosine biosynthesis), with protein sequence MHPAAEHSPLGKSSEYIATYSPQLLFPIPRTAKWAELGVTAQTLPWQGVDYWNCFELSWLLPSGKPVVAIGEFAIPADSPNIIESKSFKLYLNSLNQTVFASSGELQACLEKDLSAAAGKPVGVKVRSLAEVEAQGVVALPGQCIDALDVAISNYQQPQPELLRCSPDQVVAETLHSHLLKSNCPVTGQPDWGSVVVEYKGRALDPASLLTYLISFRQHADFHEQCVERIYLDLKNLLQPEYLTVYARYVRRGGLDINPYRSTRAISPQNQRLVRQ encoded by the coding sequence ATGCATCCCGCTGCCGAACATTCCCCGCTGGGCAAGTCCAGCGAATACATCGCCACCTATTCCCCGCAGTTGCTGTTCCCGATCCCGCGCACCGCGAAGTGGGCCGAACTGGGGGTCACTGCCCAGACCTTGCCCTGGCAGGGCGTGGATTACTGGAACTGCTTCGAGCTGAGCTGGCTGCTGCCCTCTGGCAAGCCGGTAGTGGCGATCGGCGAGTTCGCCATCCCGGCCGATTCGCCGAACATCATCGAGTCCAAGTCGTTCAAGCTGTACCTGAATTCGCTGAACCAGACCGTGTTCGCGTCGTCTGGTGAGCTTCAGGCCTGCCTGGAGAAAGACCTGTCCGCCGCTGCCGGCAAGCCGGTTGGCGTGAAGGTGCGCAGCCTGGCCGAAGTCGAGGCGCAGGGTGTGGTGGCCCTGCCGGGTCAGTGCATCGATGCACTGGACGTTGCCATCAGCAACTACCAGCAGCCGCAGCCCGAACTGCTGCGTTGCAGCCCTGACCAGGTGGTGGCGGAAACCCTGCATAGCCACCTGCTGAAATCCAACTGCCCGGTCACCGGCCAGCCGGACTGGGGCAGCGTGGTGGTCGAGTACAAGGGCAGGGCGCTGGACCCTGCCAGCCTGCTGACCTACCTGATCAGCTTCCGCCAGCATGCCGACTTCCATGAGCAGTGCGTGGAGCGGATCTACCTGGATTTGAAGAACCTGCTGCAGCCGGAGTATCTGACGGTGTATGCGCGCTATGTGCGCCGCGGTGGGCTGGATATCAACCCGTACCGCAGCACCCGCGCGATCAGCCCGCAGAACCAGCGTCTGGTTCGTCAGTAA
- a CDS encoding DUF4404 family protein, whose protein sequence is MPARELQERLNSLREQLDRNVPLSDEELAALHEEARQIEAQLKLEETTPDNNLVDGVNLAIERFEADHPDLTATLRSIANSLHSMGI, encoded by the coding sequence ATGCCTGCCCGCGAATTGCAAGAGCGCCTGAACAGCTTGCGCGAGCAACTGGACCGCAACGTGCCGCTTTCGGACGAAGAGCTGGCTGCGCTACATGAAGAAGCACGCCAGATCGAGGCGCAACTGAAACTGGAAGAAACCACGCCAGACAACAACCTGGTGGACGGCGTGAACCTGGCGATCGAGCGCTTCGAGGCCGACCACCCCGACCTCACCGCCACCCTGCGCAGCATTGCCAACTCGCTGCACAGCATGGGCATCTGA
- a CDS encoding phosphonoacetaldehyde phosphonohydrolase-related protein: MDAAPAFTAVLFGLRGCLVQTANGAPSPAPGALATLASLRQRQVPCIWLDELDTSHSQRLAHVLPDWLPGHTLDGAPWPAPNACWQALMTLRSECLDGCVLVSGEPRLLQSGLNAGLWTVGLAACSPFCDHSSRQWQAMTAQQQDLARGKATLELFRMGVHSVIDHLEALDTCLQDIAQRRHKGEKP, from the coding sequence ATGGATGCTGCACCCGCCTTCACCGCTGTGCTGTTCGGCTTGCGCGGCTGCCTGGTGCAGACTGCCAATGGCGCGCCGTCGCCCGCCCCAGGTGCACTTGCCACCCTCGCCAGCCTGCGCCAGCGCCAGGTGCCTTGCATCTGGCTGGATGAGCTCGACACCAGCCACAGCCAGCGCCTGGCCCATGTCCTGCCCGACTGGCTGCCGGGGCATACGCTCGATGGCGCGCCCTGGCCGGCGCCGAACGCCTGCTGGCAGGCACTCATGACACTGCGGAGCGAGTGCCTGGATGGCTGCGTGCTGGTGAGCGGCGAGCCGCGCCTGCTGCAGTCTGGCCTCAATGCGGGACTGTGGACGGTGGGGTTGGCCGCCTGCAGCCCGTTCTGCGACCACAGTTCACGGCAATGGCAGGCCATGACCGCGCAGCAGCAGGACCTGGCCCGGGGCAAGGCGACGCTGGAACTGTTCCGCATGGGCGTGCATTCGGTGATCGACCACCTCGAAGCGCTGGACACCTGCCTGCAGGATATCGCCCAGCGTCGGCACAAGGGCGAAAAACCCTGA
- a CDS encoding VacJ family lipoprotein, with translation MRRIGASVIERVTQACVCASMLLAPVAATQAATEEDPWEAVNRPIFRFNDTLDTYALKPLAKGYQAVTPQFLEDGIHNVFRNLGDVTNLANDLLQLKPHAAGVDTARLIVNTTFGLGGFFDVGTRMGLQRNDEDFGQTLGYWGVPSGPYVVIPLLGPSTVRDGVAKYPDTYTEPYRYIDHVPTRNSIFALDLIDTRADLLSAEKLIQGDKYIFIRNAYLQNREFKVKDGAVEDDF, from the coding sequence ATGCGTAGGATCGGTGCCAGTGTGATCGAACGAGTCACCCAGGCCTGTGTCTGTGCCAGCATGCTGCTGGCGCCCGTGGCAGCTACCCAGGCCGCCACCGAGGAAGATCCCTGGGAAGCGGTCAACCGCCCAATCTTCCGCTTCAACGATACCCTTGATACCTACGCCCTCAAGCCGTTGGCCAAGGGCTACCAGGCGGTCACCCCGCAGTTCCTCGAAGACGGCATCCACAACGTCTTCCGCAACCTCGGTGACGTGACCAACCTGGCCAACGACCTGCTGCAGCTCAAGCCTCATGCCGCAGGCGTGGACACGGCACGACTGATCGTCAACACCACCTTCGGCCTGGGCGGCTTCTTCGATGTCGGCACCCGGATGGGCCTGCAGCGCAACGATGAGGACTTTGGCCAGACCCTCGGCTACTGGGGCGTGCCGAGTGGCCCGTACGTGGTTATCCCGTTGCTGGGTCCGAGCACCGTGCGTGACGGCGTGGCCAAGTACCCGGACACCTATACCGAACCCTACCGCTACATCGACCATGTACCGACGCGCAACTCGATCTTCGCGCTGGACCTGATCGACACCCGCGCCGACCTGCTGTCGGCTGAGAAGCTGATCCAGGGTGACAAGTACATCTTCATTCGCAATGCCTACCTGCAGAACCGCGAGTTCAAGGTCAAGGATGGCGCAGTAGAAGACGACTTCTGA